In one window of Microbacterium profundi DNA:
- a CDS encoding LysE/ArgO family amino acid transporter has product MISFFAGLGLGLSLIIAIGAQNVFVLRQGIRREHVLVVVVICALSDAVLIATGVAGLGFLLERVPWLVDAARILGAVVLLVYGLLAARRAWRGADQTLQDAAPAKRTGRLTAVIALALALTWLNPHVYLDTVLMLGSIAATHGDGRWLFAAGAMLASVLWFTALGYGARGLARWLNTARAWRILDALIALVMIVIAVSLVLPLFE; this is encoded by the coding sequence GTGATCTCGTTCTTCGCCGGCCTCGGTCTCGGCCTCTCCCTCATCATCGCGATCGGCGCCCAGAACGTCTTCGTCCTCCGGCAGGGCATTCGACGCGAGCATGTGCTCGTCGTCGTCGTCATCTGCGCGCTGTCCGACGCTGTGCTCATCGCGACCGGAGTCGCCGGGCTCGGGTTCCTGCTCGAGAGGGTGCCGTGGCTGGTGGATGCCGCGCGCATACTGGGTGCCGTAGTGCTGCTCGTCTATGGTCTGCTCGCGGCCCGTAGAGCGTGGCGCGGCGCCGACCAGACACTGCAGGATGCTGCCCCTGCGAAGCGGACGGGACGGCTGACCGCCGTGATCGCGCTCGCGCTCGCCCTGACCTGGTTGAACCCCCATGTGTACCTGGACACTGTGCTGATGCTCGGCTCGATCGCCGCGACGCACGGCGATGGGCGGTGGCTGTTCGCGGCGGGCGCGATGCTGGCGAGCGTGCTGTGGTTCACCGCACTCGGTTACGGTGCGCGCGGGCTCGCGCGCTGGCTGAACACCGCGCGGGCGTGGCGGATCCTCGATGCGCTCATCGCCCTGGTCATGATCGTGATCGCCGTCAGCCTCGTGCTGCCGCTGTTCGAGTGA
- a CDS encoding LysR family transcriptional regulator ArgP: protein MVGISPELASTIAAIVDEGSLDAAARALHITPSAVSQRLKTLEQQLGQVLIVRGRPAKATAAGESVVRMARQIALLEHDALSALGLDAAGERVSVPLAVNADSMATWFLAPLARLAEVHDIDFDLHRDDQTFTARLLESGEVMAAVTSEQSPVAGCTVAPLGVLRYEAMATPAFVERWFPDGVTEPALRRAPFVDFDRRDTLQHSWLRSRGIDEQGIPRHYVPASYDYAQAVLLGLGWGMLPGSQATDAAASGAARPLGGDPIHVPLYWQQWNLRSALLDAIAAEVIAEAERVLN, encoded by the coding sequence ATGGTTGGTATCTCACCGGAGCTGGCGTCGACCATTGCGGCGATCGTCGACGAGGGCAGTCTCGACGCGGCAGCGCGTGCGCTGCACATCACCCCGTCGGCGGTGAGCCAGCGGCTCAAGACCCTCGAGCAGCAGCTCGGGCAGGTCCTGATCGTGCGCGGCCGGCCCGCGAAGGCGACGGCGGCGGGGGAGTCGGTGGTGCGGATGGCGCGCCAGATCGCGTTGCTCGAACACGACGCGCTGTCGGCGCTCGGGCTCGACGCGGCCGGCGAAAGAGTCAGCGTCCCGCTCGCCGTCAACGCGGACTCGATGGCGACCTGGTTCCTCGCGCCACTCGCGCGTCTGGCAGAGGTCCACGACATCGACTTCGACCTTCACCGTGACGATCAGACGTTCACCGCTCGGCTGCTGGAATCCGGCGAGGTCATGGCAGCAGTCACGTCCGAGCAGTCTCCGGTCGCAGGATGCACGGTCGCGCCGCTGGGCGTGCTGCGCTACGAGGCGATGGCGACCCCCGCATTCGTCGAGCGGTGGTTCCCCGACGGCGTCACCGAACCGGCGCTGCGACGTGCACCGTTCGTCGACTTCGACCGGCGTGACACACTGCAGCACAGCTGGTTGCGCTCTCGCGGAATAGATGAGCAGGGCATACCCCGGCACTACGTCCCCGCGTCATACGACTACGCCCAGGCCGTGCTGCTCGGCCTCGGGTGGGGCATGCTGCCCGGGTCGCAGGCGACCGATGCCGCGGCATCCGGTGCCGCGCGCCCACTGGGTGGCGACCCCATCCACGTGCCGCTTTACTGGCAGCAGTGGAACCTGCGATCTGCGCTGCTCGACGCGATCGCGGCAGAGGTCATCGCAGAGGCCGAACGCGTCCTGAACTGA